The Campylobacter concisus genome window below encodes:
- a CDS encoding chemotaxis protein, which produces MFGDNVLKTDSNEMELVDFRIFKKTENKVYEGIYGVNVAKVREIIKMPNLTELPGVPEYIEGIFDLRGVVIPVINLARWMNIIEPTEGVVIKPRVIIAEFSGILIGFIVHEAKRIRRISWKDIEPANFASGSGALDKGKITGVTRIENDEVLLILDLESIVEELGIYSPKIEFDVTDDQKLKGAALVLDDSSTARKLVKDALEKMGLSVVEAKNGVEGLERMEELYQRYGDNLSRELRVILSDIEMPQMDGYRFASTLKNDERFKEVPIVFNSSLSNDFSEIKSKEAGGAAYLTKFDASIFYQEVLKVIEAHSKSAK; this is translated from the coding sequence TTTGGAGATAACGTACTAAAAACGGACTCAAACGAGATGGAACTTGTTGATTTTCGTATCTTTAAAAAGACCGAAAACAAAGTATATGAAGGAATATACGGAGTCAATGTCGCAAAGGTGCGGGAGATCATTAAGATGCCAAATCTTACAGAGCTTCCAGGCGTTCCTGAGTATATCGAGGGAATTTTTGATTTAAGGGGCGTGGTGATCCCTGTCATAAATTTGGCAAGATGGATGAATATTATCGAGCCAACTGAAGGCGTAGTTATAAAGCCACGTGTTATTATTGCTGAGTTTAGCGGTATTTTGATCGGCTTTATCGTCCATGAGGCAAAAAGGATCAGACGTATAAGCTGGAAAGATATCGAGCCAGCAAATTTTGCTTCAGGTTCTGGCGCTTTAGACAAAGGCAAAATAACAGGCGTGACAAGAATAGAAAATGATGAAGTTTTACTTATTCTTGATCTTGAAAGTATTGTTGAAGAGCTTGGAATTTACTCACCAAAGATCGAATTTGATGTAACAGACGATCAAAAATTAAAAGGTGCTGCTTTGGTTTTAGATGATAGCTCAACTGCTAGAAAACTAGTAAAAGACGCACTTGAGAAGATGGGACTTAGCGTAGTTGAGGCTAAAAACGGCGTTGAGGGCTTGGAGAGAATGGAAGAGCTTTATCAAAGATATGGAGATAACCTATCAAGAGAGCTTAGAGTTATCTTAAGTGATATTGAAATGCCACAGATGGATGGATACCGCTTTGCTTCAACTCTTAAAAATGATGAAAGATTTAAAGAAGTGCCAATAGTATTTAACTCCTCATTGAGTAATGATTTTAGTGAAATCAAGAGCAAAGAAGCTGGTGGTGCGGCGTATCTTACAAAATTTGATGCAAGCATATTTTATCAAGAAGTGCTAAAAGTTATTGAAGCACATTCTAAATCTGCAAAATGA